A stretch of DNA from Glycine max cultivar Williams 82 chromosome 18, Glycine_max_v4.0, whole genome shotgun sequence:
TAGAGTCTATCATGTTTGGACGTGTCTTGCAAGGCGTCGACTCTTCTAAACGAAATGCATTGATCATCAAGCAAATAATGCGCCAGATAATTACATCTCTTAAGAAAATTCACGACATAGGCATTGTACACAGGGATGTTAAGCCTGCCAACTTGGTGGTTACCAAACGGGGGCAGATTAAACTCATTGATTTTGGTGCTGCGACAGACCTTCGAATTGGAAAGAATTATGTTCCTAATCGTACCCCTTTGGATCGTGACTACTGTCCCCCTGAGCTATACGTGTTACCAGAAGAAACACTAAGTCTCCCACCAGAGCCTATTGCAGCTTTCCTTTCACCCATCTTGTGGCAGGTTTTATTTCTATACCTTATTTATGTAGCCAAAATTAAGGTTCTTCTGTAAGGGTGACATTGTGTCATTTTTAGTAAAACTACATAATACTGGCTTCAACATTTGTCAAAGTTAGTTGAAACAGTGTAGAGGCCAAAATATTTTCACAGAATAATGTATAATACTTTGGAGAATGTCAATACCGGAACTCTTAGTTAAGACACTTTGCTTTAGTTATGTTAACTACCTAAATGAATGTTTCAAGAACACATTgacttaattagttaattaagtGCTCTTGTGGCTAGTGTTATTATATTAGAAATATCTTCACTTTCAATTTCTAAATTGCTCAAAGCTCGACTTCTTTTTCCTATGGTTTTTGCATCAGCTAGAATTTCCAAAATTGTGGCATGACTGGCATCGTATAGTAATTAATCTTCATGGAGTCATTTTGTTTAAGTACACACAGTTTTTAATGTGTATGCATTATCCTCTTCCCTGTTTGTTTTTTGCAGTTAAACAGTCCTGATCTGTTTGATATGTATTCTGCCGGGATTGTACTCCTGCAAATGGCAATACCAACCTTAAGGTCTCCAGCTGCTTTGAAGAATTTCAATTTGGAGATAAGAACATGTGGATATGATTTGAACAAATGGAGGGCATCTACTCGCATGAGGTCTGACTTCCAAATTCTTGATAGTGACTCTAGTAGAGGGTGGGACTTAGCAACAAAGCTTATCTCCAAGAGAGGTTCCCAAAGAAGAGGACGCTTATCTGCTGCTGCTGCCTTGAGGCACCCTTATTTCCTTCTGGGTGGGGATCAGGCAGCCGCAGTTCTTTCTAAGTTAAGCTTAAGCACAAAGTGAGCTGCTTACAAATGCTATGTaagtatataagtatatatatatatatatatatatatatattttttttttttttccattttctgattgtttcattttttacacCTGGCTGATATTTCTGACCATATAAACTTAAGCTTTGAGCAAATCCTAGTTGGCTCCTGAAAATGTGTCTACAGCTGTATGCTTAATAATTAGATTCTCATTTGAAAACATGCTGTCTGTTTGACTTAAATAACAGGATGTGATTGGATCATTTGTGCAAGTAACTTGCACTTTTTATGATTGTCTTTTGCACCATAAGGTGTTATGGACAAACTCTTAAAGAAGAGATCTATCTCATTTGTTATGTTCTTTTGCAATCAAGaaatacaattttttcttttctctattttctaATCCAGCTTCTTAACAAAATGTGTTGTAAAATTTGTTCATTGAGAAAGTAGTGTCAAATCTAAGATAACATGTTTCTATTGGCCCATGATTACACTGATAATATGCAGGGATAGTATACCTAATTCTTTTTGCTCGTTTGGTGTGAAAGAATCATATTACTGTCAATTGAAGCTTTGTGGCAATGTTATTACAAAACGTCTGTTTCCTTCAGGGGGAGCTCGTATGATATGGATATGATGGCATCCCATCTAAAGGCCAACTAATATATAAAATGGCAAGCAGAAATTCCTagattttgttccttttttttctctgtttaaACCAGAGAACCTCCAGAAAGATCTGAAAGGAAACTTGGTTTCAGTACTATGATACAGAAGGCAAAAGCTACACTTGCTGTCTTGCCAGTCTAAATCTATACCTTCCTTGTTATCTGTCTGTCTATATGATAGAGCATATCCCCTCTCAAAATCAGTGGCTTATTAAAACTCAGGAAGGAGTACTTAGTGGCTTTCAAAGACATAAGCCTTCTCCCATGATTTCTTTCTTCAGAAGGTAAATATTCAGAACTTGGCTGGACATGACCAGTAATACCAAGGAGCTAGACACAAAATAGAACTAAAGGAAGCCACAATCTATTGGCTATTCTGATATGTAAGGTTTACTTATTCCATGAAATTTACTTTCAAGATTGGATGGTTTATTCAATTTCATTTGACACTTCCATTCAACTAGTGCTCTTGAATAAATATTGCTTCTCCATATTCCAGTCTAAAACTTGTGTTTTCCAAATAGGAACGTTATACTCAACACTTATAATGCTACCTTACTTATTTTACCAATGGTCATATAATGATACAAATGTGTATATATTCTTAACGTGAAACAATGAAGAATGTTGTGGTGCTTCTTGTTTAAGATGGTGGTGACCTTGCATGACCATAATGTCGCAACATTCAAATTAAACACattgttgatgttgatattaatacaaacaaaattatatggTGAATCACATATTTATCCATGCATGGTTTTATATGACCTTAGCATTACAATTCGAAACTTTCCACATATGGTGTCACAGTTCGTCACGATAGAGTATTTCCTCCaacaatttcttcttcttacaaCCCCAATTGCATTTAGTGTTGCACAAGGAATTAAACAGTGCAAGCCTAGTGGATTGAAGTTGTATAATGCCTGAGGTGGAAGGGGATTTTGAGAGAACAATTGCATACCCATCATCCATGTTATCGGTTCCATCAGGAAAAAATTGCCACAAAAGGCTTCCAGCCCCACTCCCCCCTTTCTTTGTGGAGTTTAGGATGGTACTGTACACAGTGCTTATAACTGTGTCTCTATATGATGAATTGTAGCCAGGGTCTTTGGAAGATACACCAAACTCAGCAAAAACAACTGGCATTCCAAGATACTTTTCAGCATCCTCTATGTGGGCTTCCATCCATGATTTTATAAATGGGATATGTGTATCAGCAATTTGTTGTGAAATCCTTCAACCAGGTAATTGATTGAGTTAGGAAATGTAGTATATGTATGACAAAAaacatcatcaataaaaatattagtgttTGCATCAGACTAGACTAATGTGCACATGCATATGAATGCAATATTGATATAAAGTAACACTGCATAAGAACTTAATTTAAATGCATTAAGTGTAAAGGGTTTTTGTCATCCAATCACAATTATGGTAAGTTATACCTTAAAAGTCAaacttaaaatgattttttttaattgacagtataaaaatctttatattgacagcatatgaaaattaaactctttacaTAAATGGTTGGGACAAGTATGTTTTATGGCAACctcacatttttaataaaacaacagCATTGCTGAACAAACTTACCAAGAGTCAGCATATATGTGAACAGAAGCGAAGTCCACTCCAAGAACCAGGTGGTTTCTGATAAAATCAGTTCCAACCTGTGTAGCATATGTGTTGGGATTGAACTGAGTTCTCTGAGGTGTTGATGGGCCATAAAATCCTTCTACTCCAACCTCCACTAGGTGCTTTGGATCAATTTTCTTCACATGGAATGCCATTTCTTGTATCCAATCCTAGAATACATGTTCAAGTAAGTATTTGAGTTTAGCAGACTATGTGACATCATGGAAAGAACTGACTACTAGAGAATGCAATTGTTCAGTGTGATGTGATTATATGACATCACAAAATgtgttatatattttagtttcaataccaCAAGAGTCAAGACTCTAGACCCTTCCCTTGGGTTATGGAAGCCAGAAGAAGTTTTCAAGGGACAAACCTGTAACTTGTCACCCGTGGGATCTGAGGTGCAACGAGGCTCATTCATCAACTCCCAAGCGAAAATTGTTGGATCTTCCTTATAAGTGATGTTTGTGAATGTGTTAACTCTATTGAGCACAGTCTACACAGTGGAAACAGTATTGAAACCAACTTAGTATTCAGGAAttaatcaaaaagaaaaataataacataataaaacaGCAGTCCTTATCAGATATAATTCCCAGGTAGTTTTAGTTGTTGGAATATATAACAAAACAAACTTTAACTCTAGTGTCCAATTGAAAGTAACCAATGGTGGTTTTGACCTGTTGCATTAATTTAAAGGAACTTGCCTTAACATGGGCCTTGTAGTAGCTTCTAAGAGTTGGATGTGAGAAGAAGTCATCATCAGAGGTCAAGTTAAGGCCAGCAGCATTGCCCCATTTCACATATTGTGCTTTGCCTCCATATGCCTCCCAGTTGTTGGCCAATGATAAGATAAGCCTGATTTTGTATTTCTTTGCTTCACTTACCACAAAGTCCAAAGCCTGTGACTCACCAatagtaaaaaggaaaagagtgcTAATTAACTGCACTGATAACTAATAGCTTTGAAGTTTGATTGTACCATTATCTGATTTCAATTACCATAGTAAAACTTACACAAGCAAACAATTCATAATTGTTGGGGTCTAACTCATTTAACATGCTTCAATAAGAAGTAAATACTAGagaagttaaaattataatggTGTGTGGggttttaaatataaatgatattttatgttGTAAACTGTATAACAAGTTAGTGTAGTAttacacaaaataataaaataaataaataaaggagcaCCTTGAAAACTTCTTCATCATAAACTGATGGGGATTTCTGTAGGGCCCTCCACTGCCCATCATTGAATGCCCAAGTCCTACAAACTGTCATACCAACTGAGGATGCTTGTTTGAACACCTCAGTGACCTTTCCTCTGGTGGACTCATCTGCAGCAAATACCATAAGCCAATATGTGTTGAATCCATTGACATAGAAAGGCTTGTCATTCACCACAAAATGGTTTCCCTTCTTTTGCACCATCTGCCAATCATCATCTTTCATGCCCCTCATTTCACTGGAAACATCAAACATATGTAAGTGCCAAGTGAAGATAAGATATAATAACTAGAGATGAAACGGATTTCAAATACATACTCATAATTAGAGAGAgaattttccatttcattttggTCTTCTTTGAGTCCTTCCTCATCCTTCATACTGTCACCAAGTGCATTGGAACTTAAATTTTTAGTAAgcatcaaaagaagaatcaaagaaATAATGCGTACTCCAAATCTCTCCATTGAGCTTTGTTAGCTAGCCACGGTGTCTATGTGCTCCTTTGAAccataatatatatgtgagcaTCTCAAGTTTTCCTCCATAGAAATGTGTCAAATACAGAAGAGTAGTGTGCAAGTGGAGATCATGTTTTTACACTACCTTTTAAGCAAAGAAAATTCTCTATTCCATTGTTGAGCAATGGATAGACAAGGTAATTAAAGGGTAGGAGGAAAGTTGCATATACTTCACGTCTTCACCCCCTAACTCTTTAAGGTAAGTTCAAGTGGGTTCCACTAATTTGATATCGGTATACAGAGAGGCTTTGTTAGATTTGAACTAGTTGCTTTTGGCATT
This window harbors:
- the LOC100811794 gene encoding mannan endo-1,4-beta-mannosidase 6 — translated: MERFGVRIISLILLLMLTKNLSSNALGDSMKDEEGLKEDQNEMENSLSNYDEMRGMKDDDWQMVQKKGNHFVVNDKPFYVNGFNTYWLMVFAADESTRGKVTEVFKQASSVGMTVCRTWAFNDGQWRALQKSPSVYDEEVFKALDFVVSEAKKYKIRLILSLANNWEAYGGKAQYVKWGNAAGLNLTSDDDFFSHPTLRSYYKAHVKTVLNRVNTFTNITYKEDPTIFAWELMNEPRCTSDPTGDKLQDWIQEMAFHVKKIDPKHLVEVGVEGFYGPSTPQRTQFNPNTYATQVGTDFIRNHLVLGVDFASVHIYADSWISQQIADTHIPFIKSWMEAHIEDAEKYLGMPVVFAEFGVSSKDPGYNSSYRDTVISTVYSTILNSTKKGGSGAGSLLWQFFPDGTDNMDDGYAIVLSKSPSTSGIIQLQSTRLALFNSLCNTKCNWGCKKKKLLEEILYRDEL